Below is a window of Streptomyces sp. ITFR-16 DNA.
GCCCTCCTCCTCGCCCGCGAACGCCACGGCCCCGTCCGCACCGTCACCGGCGCCAACGCCCACCACAGCATCACCCGCGCCGCCTGGCTCCTCGGCCTGCCCGAACCCGTCACCGTGCCCGCCCCCACCGGCACCCTCGACCTCGCCGCGCTCGACGACACCCTCGCCCGGCTCCGGGGTCAGGGCCCCGTGCTCGTCACCGCCACCGCCGGCACCACCGACACCGGGCAGATCGACCCCCTCGCCGAGATCGCGGACCTGTGCACCCGCCACGGCGCCGAACTCCACATCGACGCCGCCTACGGCGGACCGCTCCTGTTCAGCCCCACCCACCGGCACCAGGTCCACGGCCTCCACCGCGCCCACAGCGTCACCCTCGACCTGCACAAACTCGGCTGGCAGCCCGCCTCGGCCGGCATCCTCGCCGTCCCCGACCGCCACCACCTCGACGCACTCCACCACCGCGCGCCCTACCTCAACGCCGACGACGACACCGAGGCCGGCCTGCCCGACCTCCTCGGCCGCTCCCTGCGCACCACCCGCCGCCCCGACGTACTCAAGATCGCGGTCACCCTCCAGGCCCTCGGCCGCACCGGCCTCGCCGACCTCGTCGACCGCACCTGCGCCGCCGCGCACCACCTCGCCGACCTCGTCACCAAGGCCCCGGGCCTCGACCTCTACGACCGCCCCACCATCAGCACCGTCCTCTTCCGCCCCACGGACGCCGACGACCGCACCGTCGCCGCCATCCGCCGCGCGCTCCTGACCGGCGGCCACGCCGTACTCGGCCGCACCCGCGCGCACGGCCGCCTCTGGCTCAAGGCGACCCTCCTCAACCCGTACACCACCCCCGACGACCTGCAACGGCTCCTCGGCCTCGTCACCGAAGCCCTCGTCACCGAAGCCCTCGCCACCGAAAGCCCCGTCACCGAGACCTCCGCCGCCGCAGACCCCGCCACCGCGACCCAGGAAGGCAGCTCCCTCCGATGACCGACCGGCCCACCCCCGAGACCGATCAGCCACACGACCTCGTCGGCATCGGCATCGGCCCCTTCAACCTCTCCCTCGCCGCGCTCGCCCACGGCATCCCCGGCCCGATCGCCGCCACCTTCTACGAGCAGCGCCCCGCCTTCCACTGGCACCCCGGCCTCCTCATCGAGGGCGCCAGCCTCCAGGTCCCCTTCCTGGCCGACCTCGTCACCCTCGCCGACCCCACCAGCCCCTGGAGCTTCCTCAACTACCTGCGCACCCGCGACCGCCTCTACCCCTTCTACTTCGCCGAGCGCTTCCACATCCAGCGCGCCGAGTACGACGCCTACTGCCGCTGGGTCAGCGAACAGCTCCCCGGCCTGCACTTCGGCCACCAGGTCGACGCCATCCGCTGGAACGCCGAACGCGCCCACTTCGAGGTCGACTTCACCCAGCTCGACGCCCAGGGCGAAGCCGAGTCGCTCGGCCGCGCGCACACCCGCCACATCGCCCTCGGCATCGGCACCGAGCCCCACATCCCCGAGCCCCTCAAACCCCTCGCCGACGCCGGATCCGTCCCCGTCATCCACTCCGCCGACTACCTCCACCACCGCAGCCGCCTCCTCGAAGCCGGACACATCACCGTCATCGGGTCCGGCCAGTCCGGCGCCGAGATCTTCCTCGACCTGCTGCGCGCCCGCCCCGCCGGCCGCGAACAGCTCCACTGGCTGGCCCGCACCCCGGCCTTCGCCCCCATGGAGTACTCCAAGCTCGGGCTCGAACACTTCACCCCCGACTACACCCGCTACTTCCACGCACTGCCCGAAGCCGTACGCGACACACTCGTCCCCCAGCAGTGGCAGCTCCACAAGGGCATCGACCACGACACCATCGCCGCCATCCACGACGAGCTCTACCGCCGCACCCTCCACGGCGGCTGGCCCGACGCCACCCTCACCCCCGGCGTGGCCGTACGCACCGCCGGACGCGTCGCCAACACCCGCGTCGAACTCCACCTCGAACACACCGAGCAGGGCACCCGCAGCCGCCTCACCACCGACGCCGTCGTCCTCGCCACCGGCTACCGCGAACGCCCCCTCGGCCGGATCCTCGAAGGCCTCGCCCCGCATCTGCGCCACGACAGCGCCGGCCGGCCCCGCATCGACGAGCGCTACCGCCTCGGCCTCGACCCCTCCGTCACCGGCCACATCTACGTACAGAACGCCGAACGGCACACCCACGGCGTCGGCGCCCCCGACCTGGGCCTCGCCGCCTGGCGCAGCGCCGCCATCCTCAACGACCTCACCGGCACCACCCCATACCCCCTGCCGGAGCGCACCGCCTTCACCACCTTCGGCCTGGCGCCGCACACCCCGGGCATCCCCGCGCAGAACACCGCGCTCATCCCTCTCGCCCAGAGCAACTGAACGCCCCCGGGCACGCGAAAGGCGGACGCCCGCCTCCCCGGAGGAAGCGGGCGCCCGCCTTTCACCTGCGTGCGACGCCTAGAACACCGGCGTGCCGTCCCGCGTCAGACGCCAGTCCACCGAGGCGAACTGCGCACCGTCCACCGAACCCTTCGCCTGCACCCAGGCGATGATCGTGTTCCGGATCTCCTCCGAGTTCGCCCACAGCTGCTTGGCGGCCGGGACATGCGGGAAGTTGCCGCCGCCGCTCGCCCGGTAGTTGTTCACCGCCAGCACGAACTGCGCCGCCGGGTCGATCGCCTTGCCCTCGAAGGACAGGTTCACGATCCGCGAACCGTTCGGCTTCGCGATATCGATGTCGTACGTCAGACCGGACACCGCGTCGTAGTTGTAGTCCGGGGTGTTGTCCGCGTTCGTCAGCTTCTCCGGGTCCACCGGCGCGCCCGCCGCCGTCTGCACGTAGTACCGCGCCGAGAACTCCAGGTAGTCCTTGATCTGCGCACCCGTCACGAGCCGCGCCTCAAGGGTGTTCTCGAAGGGGTACAGCCCCGCCGCGTCCTTGATCGTCACGTTCCCGGCCGGGATCTTCGCCGTGCGCGAGAAGCAGGACGCCTGCGAGAGCACCGGCAGCTGTGCGTACTCGCCGCCCGCGAGCGCCGCCTTCACCGTCTCGGTCTGGACGACGTTGATCAGATCGATGATCGGCTCGTCCTTCCACGCCGCCTCGGCGGTCGTCATCGCCGCCGCCGACGTGCCGATCACCTGGTTGACGTACGCGACGACCTTCTTGTGCTCGTCCGCCAGCAGCTTCGTGATCTTCCGGTCCTCCGCCGCGGTGTTCGAGTTCAGCACCCGGGAACCGGCCTTCTCGACCACCCAGCGGCCCTTCTCCCACACCAGGTCGAAGTCGAACAGCGTCAGCCGCTGGCCCCACTTCAGCGGCTCGGACAGCACGACCTTCTTGCCGGTCTTCTTGTTCTCCACGAAGTACTCGGGGATCTCCAGGTGCGCGTGGCCCACCAGGATCGCGTCGATCCCCGGGACCTGCTCGGCCACCAGGCCCGCGGCGTTCTCCACGTACGGGATCTGGTCCCCGTACGACGACGTCCCGCTGTTGCCCGAGTGCGCCGAGACGATCACCACGTCCGCGCCCATCGACCGCAGCCGCGGCACATACTTGGCTGCCTGCTCCTCCAGGCCCGGGAACACCATCTTCCCGCTGACGTTCACCTTGTCCCAGATCGCGATCCCCGGGTTGGTCAGGCCCAGAACGGCGACCTTCACGTCCCGGCCGTGCGGGGTGCGCAACTTCTTGATCACGTACGGCGCGAACGCCGGCCGCAGCGTCTTCGCGTCCAGCGCGTTCGCCCCGAGCAGCGGGAAGTCGCACTGCTCCTCGAACTTCCGCAGCACCGGGATGCCGTAGTTGAACTCGTGGTTGCCCAGTGCCGCCGCGTCGTAGCCGATCGCGTTCATCGCCTGCGCCATCGGGTGCACCGGACCGCGCTTCGCGGTGATCGGGTCGATCTTCGCGTAGTAGTACGACAGCTGCGTGCCCTGGATCGTGTCACCCGCGTCGATCATCAGGGTGTTGTGGCGGCCCTTCTCGCGCCGCACCTGGTCGACCAGTGTGGAGATCTTCGCCAGGCCGACGTCGTTGTGGTCCTTGTCGTCGAACTCCGCGTCCGTGAAGTAGTCCCAGTTGAAGACATTCCCGTGCAGGTCCGTCGTCCCCATCACGGTGAACGAGTACCGCTTCGGCGGACGCCCGTGCCCATGACCGTGCCCGTGTCCGTGCGCCTCGGCGGGCGCCGCGGCACCGCCCGCGATCGCCACGCCGGCGCCGGCCGCGGCCGATGTGCCCAGGAACGTCCTTCGGTTCAGCGGCATCTCGTCTCCCACATCTCAGTTCTCTCCGTGCAAGTTCCGCCGCACACAACGCGCGTAGAACGTACCCGCGCGTGGACAACGCGCGTAGATAATGACCCACGCACCACACCCGGCAACACCCCCCACAGGTTTCTATTCGATGACCGGCCGCTGTCGTACCCGAGTGCGACAGTGGACCCATGACCGACACCGCGCAGCCCTACGGCACCCCGGACCACCCCCGCCTCGCCGTCCGGGGCGAGGCCCGCCTCCAGTTCGACCCCGAGATCGCCCGCGTCGGCATCACCGTCACCGCGCGCGGAAAGGACCGCCGCGCCGCGCTCGACGATCTCACCCGGCGCAACAGCGCCGTTCTCGAACTCGCCCGGGGATACGGCGAAGCCGTCGAGAAACTCGAAACCGGCGCCTTCTCCATCACCCCCGAACTCGCCCAGCGCGGACGCGACGAAAAGATCCGCGCCTACCACGGCCGCGTCCTCATCACCGCCTTGCTCAACGACTTCACCGCACTCGGTGAATTCACCACCCGCGCCGGCGACCTCGACATGACCCGGATCGACGGCCCCTGGTGGTCCCTGCGCCCCGAATCGCCCGCCCACGGCGAGGCCCGCCGCCAGGCCGTACGCGAAGCCGTGCAGCGCGCCCGCGAATACGCGGAGGCCGTCGGCGCCCAGCTCGCCGCCCTGGTCGAACTCGCGGACCTCGGCGCGGAGAACGCGGCCCCCGTCGCCTTCGCACGCGGGTACGGCGGCGCGCCCCCGCCGGCCCCGGGCGCCGCCGGCGGAGCCCCCGCGCTCGACCTCGAACCGCAGGCGCAGACCGTCTACGCCCAGGTGAATGCGCGATTCATCATGACCCCACCAAAACTCTGAAGTGCCGCGCCCGGCCGCATTTCGCGCGCTCATCCGAGCGCCCCGCCGCACAATTCAACACTTGTCAATAACCCTTCACTCAAAGGTGGTTGGGCAGTCATCCCGAGCCAATTCGCTACCCGTAGGTAAGGATTAGGCTCGAACCATGCGCCGAGCGAAAATTGTTTGCACCCTGGGACCCGCCACCGATACATACGACCAGATCAAAGCCTTGGTCGAGGCGGGAATGGACATCGCCCGCCTCAACCTCAGCCACGGCACCTACGCCGAGCACGAAGAGCGCTACCACCGTGTGCGCAAGGCGTCCGACGAGGCCGGCCGCAGTGTCGGCATCCTCGCCGACCTTCAAGGTCCGAAGATCCGCCTCGGACGCTTCCGCGAAGGACCCGTACTCCTTGAACGCGGCGACGACTTCACCATCACCGTCGAACCCATGGAGGGTGACCGCCACACCTGCGGCACCACCTACTCCGGCCTCGCCGCCGACGTCACCCCGGGCGAGCGCATCCTCGTCGACGACGGGCGCGTCACGCTGGAGGTGACCGAGGTCGACGGTCCCCGCGTCCGCACCACCGTCGTCGAGGGCGGCATGGTCTCCGACCACAAGGGGCTCAACCTCCCCGGCGTCGCCGTCTCCGTGCCCGCGCTCTCCGAGAAGGACATCGACGACCTGCGCTGGGCCCTGCGCACGGGCGCGGACGTCATCGCCCTCTCCTTCGTGCGCAGCGGCCGCGACATCGAGGACGTCCACCGCGTCATGGACGAGGAGGGGCGGCGCCTCCCCGTCATCGCCAAGGTCGAGAAGCCCCAGGCCGTGGAGAACATCGACGACATCGTCGCCGCCTTCGACGGCATCATGGTCGCCCGCGGCGACCTCGGCGTCGAAATGCCCCTGGAGCAGGTGCCGATCGTCCAGAAGCGCGCGATCAAGCTGGCCAAGCGCAACGCCAAGCCGGTCATCGTCGCGACCCAGATGCTCGACTCGATGATCGACAACTCCCGGCCCACCCGCGCCGAGGCCTCCGACGTCGCCAACGCCGTCATCGACGGCACGGACGCGGTGATGCTCTCCGGCGAGACCAGCGTCGGCAAGTACCCCATCGAGACGGTCCGCACGATGTCCCGCATCGTCGAGGCCGCCGAGGAGGACATCCTCGCCAAGGGCCTGCCCCCGCTCACCGACCGCAACAAGCCCCGCACCCAGGGCGGCGCGGTGGCCCGCGCGGCGGCGGAGATGGGGGACTTCCTCGGCGCGAAGTTCCTGGTGGCCTTCACCCAGAGCGGCGACACGGTCAAGCGCCTCTCCCGCTACCGCTCACCCATCCCGCTCCTGGCCTTCACCCCGGACCCGGCCACCCGCTCCCAGCTGAACCTGACCTGGGGTGTGGAGACGTTCCTCGGCCCGCACGTGGACTCGACGGACGCGATGGTGGCCCAGGTCGACGAGGAACTGCTGAAGATCGGCCGCTGCCGGAAGGGCGACGTCGTGGTCATCACGGCCGGCTCCCCGCCGGGCGTGGCGGGCTCCACGAACCTGGTACGCGTGCACCACATCGGCGAGGACGACAGCCCGAAGTAGGCGACTCGCCTGCAACCTTGGAATCGAAGGAAAAGTGCCCCAGGTGGGATTCGAACCCACACTGTCCGCTGTTTGAGAGCGGCCTCTCTGACCAGTTGGAGTACTGGGGCCTTAGAAAGGAAGGGTTGTAGCTGCCCTGCGCGTCACTACCTTACAGGAGCTAGGTAGGCTCGTGGGAGCTGTACCTGTCCTGGAACAAGGAGCCCCCGTGACCACCCCCGAGTCGCCCCAGCCCGTCGCCGACGACGACAAGTCGCACGTCCCGCCGCTGACGACCCGCGTCGTCATCGCCGAGGACGAGGCGCTCATTCGCCTCGATCTCAAAGAGATGCTCGAAGAAGAGGGGTACTCGGTCGTCGGTGAGGCCGGGGACGGGCAGCAGGCCGTCGAGCTGGCCCGGGAGCACAAGCCGGACCTGGTCATCCTCGATGTGAAGATGCCGGTCCTCGACGGGATCTCCGCCGCCGAGAAGATCGCCGAGGAGTCCATCGCGCCCGTCCTGATGCTCACCGCGTTCTCGCAGCGCGACCTGGTCGAGCGGGCCCGGGACGCCGGGGCGATGGCGTACCTCGTGAAGCCGTTCAGCAAGAGCGACGTGGTGCCCGCCATCGAGATGGCCGTCTCGCGGTTCTCCGAGCTGAAGGCCTTGGAGAACGAGGTCGCGGACCTGGCGCAGCGGCTGGAGACGCGGAAGCTGGTGGACCGGGCGAAGAGCATTCTGCAGACGGACTACGGGCTGTCGGAGCCGGAGGCGTTCCGGTGGATCCAGAAGACGTCGATGGACCGCCGGCTCTCGATGCAGCAGCTCGCCGAGGCGCTGATCGAGGACGCCGAGGAGAAGAAGCGCGCGGCCGAGTAGCCGTACCCGTACAACGGGAAGGCCCGCACCCCGGACATCCGGGGTGCGGGCCTTCCCGTACGGGCTCAGTCCTCGCCGAGGTACGCCTTGCGGACGGACTCGTCGTGGAGGAGGTCCGCCCCGGTGCCGGAGAGGACGATCTTGCCGATCTCCATGACGTGGCCCTGGTCCGCGAGGGACAGGGCGGCCTGGGCGTTCTGCTCGACGAGGAGGATCGTCGTGCCGGACGCCCGCAGCTCGACGATGGTCTCCATGATCTTCTGCATCATGATCGGGGAGAGGCCCATGGAGGGCTCGTCGAGCATGAGCAGTTTCGGCTGGGACATCAGGGCGCGTCCCATGGCGAGCATCTGCTGCTCGCCGCCGGAGAGGGTGCCGGCGGCCTGCTTGCGGCGTTCCCCGAGGATGGGGAAGAGGTCGTAGGCGCGCTGGATGTCCTTCTCGATGCCGGCCTTGTCGTTGCGGAGGTAGGCGCCGAGCAGAAGGTTCTCGGTGATCGTCAGCCGGGGGAAGATGTGCCGGCCCTCGGGGGAGTGGGCGAGGCCCAGTGAGACGATCTTGTGTGCCGGGATGTTGGTGAGCGGTTTGCCCTCGAAGAGCACCCGGCCGCCGAGCGGCTTGAGCAGCCCGGACAGGGTGCGCAGGGTGGTGGTCTTGCCGGCGCCGTTGGTGCCGATGAGGGTGACCACCTGGCCGGCGTCGACGGTG
It encodes the following:
- the pyk gene encoding pyruvate kinase, which codes for MRRAKIVCTLGPATDTYDQIKALVEAGMDIARLNLSHGTYAEHEERYHRVRKASDEAGRSVGILADLQGPKIRLGRFREGPVLLERGDDFTITVEPMEGDRHTCGTTYSGLAADVTPGERILVDDGRVTLEVTEVDGPRVRTTVVEGGMVSDHKGLNLPGVAVSVPALSEKDIDDLRWALRTGADVIALSFVRSGRDIEDVHRVMDEEGRRLPVIAKVEKPQAVENIDDIVAAFDGIMVARGDLGVEMPLEQVPIVQKRAIKLAKRNAKPVIVATQMLDSMIDNSRPTRAEASDVANAVIDGTDAVMLSGETSVGKYPIETVRTMSRIVEAAEEDILAKGLPPLTDRNKPRTQGGAVARAAAEMGDFLGAKFLVAFTQSGDTVKRLSRYRSPIPLLAFTPDPATRSQLNLTWGVETFLGPHVDSTDAMVAQVDEELLKIGRCRKGDVVVITAGSPPGVAGSTNLVRVHHIGEDDSPK
- a CDS encoding ABC transporter ATP-binding protein, giving the protein MTALLEVEDLRVAYGKIEAVKGISFTVDAGQVVTLIGTNGAGKTTTLRTLSGLLKPLGGRVLFEGKPLTNIPAHKIVSLGLAHSPEGRHIFPRLTITENLLLGAYLRNDKAGIEKDIQRAYDLFPILGERRKQAAGTLSGGEQQMLAMGRALMSQPKLLMLDEPSMGLSPIMMQKIMETIVELRASGTTILLVEQNAQAALSLADQGHVMEIGKIVLSGTGADLLHDESVRKAYLGED
- a CDS encoding SIMPL domain-containing protein; the encoded protein is MTDTAQPYGTPDHPRLAVRGEARLQFDPEIARVGITVTARGKDRRAALDDLTRRNSAVLELARGYGEAVEKLETGAFSITPELAQRGRDEKIRAYHGRVLITALLNDFTALGEFTTRAGDLDMTRIDGPWWSLRPESPAHGEARRQAVREAVQRAREYAEAVGAQLAALVELADLGAENAAPVAFARGYGGAPPPAPGAAGGAPALDLEPQAQTVYAQVNARFIMTPPKL
- a CDS encoding aminotransferase class V-fold PLP-dependent enzyme translates to MPTPPLAGSTPGPAALRPLLDTVLTALQEGARRRDGPLPAGGPDTVTAALRTVLDPVIPEHGTGAHHALAALVGALTEGAADPADPLCAAHLHTPPLAVAAAADLAASALNPSMDSWDQAPAASALEAGTTAALAAEIYPHHTAPDALVTTGGTEANQLALLLARERHGPVRTVTGANAHHSITRAAWLLGLPEPVTVPAPTGTLDLAALDDTLARLRGQGPVLVTATAGTTDTGQIDPLAEIADLCTRHGAELHIDAAYGGPLLFSPTHRHQVHGLHRAHSVTLDLHKLGWQPASAGILAVPDRHHLDALHHRAPYLNADDDTEAGLPDLLGRSLRTTRRPDVLKIAVTLQALGRTGLADLVDRTCAAAHHLADLVTKAPGLDLYDRPTISTVLFRPTDADDRTVAAIRRALLTGGHAVLGRTRAHGRLWLKATLLNPYTTPDDLQRLLGLVTEALVTEALATESPVTETSAAADPATATQEGSSLR
- a CDS encoding SidA/IucD/PvdA family monooxygenase, yielding MTDRPTPETDQPHDLVGIGIGPFNLSLAALAHGIPGPIAATFYEQRPAFHWHPGLLIEGASLQVPFLADLVTLADPTSPWSFLNYLRTRDRLYPFYFAERFHIQRAEYDAYCRWVSEQLPGLHFGHQVDAIRWNAERAHFEVDFTQLDAQGEAESLGRAHTRHIALGIGTEPHIPEPLKPLADAGSVPVIHSADYLHHRSRLLEAGHITVIGSGQSGAEIFLDLLRARPAGREQLHWLARTPAFAPMEYSKLGLEHFTPDYTRYFHALPEAVRDTLVPQQWQLHKGIDHDTIAAIHDELYRRTLHGGWPDATLTPGVAVRTAGRVANTRVELHLEHTEQGTRSRLTTDAVVLATGYRERPLGRILEGLAPHLRHDSAGRPRIDERYRLGLDPSVTGHIYVQNAERHTHGVGAPDLGLAAWRSAAILNDLTGTTPYPLPERTAFTTFGLAPHTPGIPAQNTALIPLAQSN
- a CDS encoding 5'-nucleotidase C-terminal domain-containing protein codes for the protein MPLNRRTFLGTSAAAGAGVAIAGGAAAPAEAHGHGHGHGHGRPPKRYSFTVMGTTDLHGNVFNWDYFTDAEFDDKDHNDVGLAKISTLVDQVRREKGRHNTLMIDAGDTIQGTQLSYYYAKIDPITAKRGPVHPMAQAMNAIGYDAAALGNHEFNYGIPVLRKFEEQCDFPLLGANALDAKTLRPAFAPYVIKKLRTPHGRDVKVAVLGLTNPGIAIWDKVNVSGKMVFPGLEEQAAKYVPRLRSMGADVVIVSAHSGNSGTSSYGDQIPYVENAAGLVAEQVPGIDAILVGHAHLEIPEYFVENKKTGKKVVLSEPLKWGQRLTLFDFDLVWEKGRWVVEKAGSRVLNSNTAAEDRKITKLLADEHKKVVAYVNQVIGTSAAAMTTAEAAWKDEPIIDLINVVQTETVKAALAGGEYAQLPVLSQASCFSRTAKIPAGNVTIKDAAGLYPFENTLEARLVTGAQIKDYLEFSARYYVQTAAGAPVDPEKLTNADNTPDYNYDAVSGLTYDIDIAKPNGSRIVNLSFEGKAIDPAAQFVLAVNNYRASGGGNFPHVPAAKQLWANSEEIRNTIIAWVQAKGSVDGAQFASVDWRLTRDGTPVF
- a CDS encoding response regulator encodes the protein MTTPESPQPVADDDKSHVPPLTTRVVIAEDEALIRLDLKEMLEEEGYSVVGEAGDGQQAVELAREHKPDLVILDVKMPVLDGISAAEKIAEESIAPVLMLTAFSQRDLVERARDAGAMAYLVKPFSKSDVVPAIEMAVSRFSELKALENEVADLAQRLETRKLVDRAKSILQTDYGLSEPEAFRWIQKTSMDRRLSMQQLAEALIEDAEEKKRAAE